One window of Nostoc sp. C052 genomic DNA carries:
- a CDS encoding AAA family ATPase, with protein MSSLLEPQFIQDFTHFEQHVAKLIHKADWTVETAKTNQPGYDLVVKKGNLIGAVQVKWLKGNVTTPQLLKFADFLDSEEGKKFNFGWFITTKGFSGPALALMRTWGKDTKIRCGIAHENKLVGIDGDSVIGGRDNPEPHEETKPKKVYFGVFTCKGGVGKTTVAGHLAGALALQGFNVALVDLDPEQNLQKLVGDGVFVPNPKGVGTTIQVFDGNDWDEDAARDCQIIICDCSPALERNPPELVKRLDYCIIPTTFNPLGISKHGKVIQSTVREIREINNEAHLFVLVNNFKDPGIKRLRLLQEVYSNAYKEISKRDNKFHCIDPEEVCIRASDLLYYWGIHILENPENPASRLAFDLVGGRCYPREDFINLADYIERKAGIGVLRAN; from the coding sequence ATGTCATCACTATTAGAGCCACAGTTCATCCAGGATTTTACCCACTTTGAGCAGCATGTAGCAAAACTGATTCATAAAGCAGATTGGACAGTTGAAACTGCAAAGACCAATCAACCTGGCTATGATTTAGTGGTCAAAAAAGGAAATCTAATTGGTGCTGTTCAGGTTAAATGGCTAAAAGGTAACGTAACAACACCGCAGCTTTTAAAATTTGCTGACTTTTTAGATTCTGAGGAAGGCAAAAAATTTAATTTTGGTTGGTTCATAACCACAAAAGGATTTAGCGGACCAGCATTGGCATTAATGAGAACCTGGGGTAAAGATACTAAAATTCGCTGTGGTATTGCCCATGAAAATAAGCTGGTTGGGATTGATGGTGATTCCGTCATTGGTGGCAGAGATAATCCTGAACCTCATGAAGAAACTAAACCAAAAAAAGTTTATTTTGGAGTTTTTACCTGTAAAGGTGGAGTAGGAAAAACAACTGTAGCAGGGCATTTAGCGGGAGCATTAGCACTGCAAGGGTTTAATGTGGCACTTGTGGACTTAGACCCAGAACAAAATCTACAAAAATTAGTAGGTGATGGTGTTTTTGTTCCCAATCCTAAAGGGGTAGGTACAACTATTCAAGTGTTTGATGGAAATGATTGGGATGAAGATGCTGCTCGTGACTGTCAAATAATAATTTGCGATTGCTCACCAGCACTAGAGCGTAATCCCCCAGAGCTAGTTAAGCGATTAGATTATTGTATTATTCCAACAACCTTCAATCCACTAGGAATAAGCAAGCATGGTAAAGTTATTCAATCAACTGTTAGAGAGATCCGTGAAATTAATAATGAAGCTCATTTATTTGTGCTAGTTAACAATTTTAAAGATCCTGGCATTAAGCGTTTAAGACTTTTACAAGAAGTCTACTCTAATGCTTATAAAGAAATTAGTAAAAGAGATAATAAATTTCATTGTATAGATCCAGAAGAAGTTTGTATTCGGGCTAGCGACTTACTTTATTATTGGGGTATACATATACTCGAAAACCCAGAAAATCCTGCCAGTAGATTAGCGTTTGATCTGGTTGGCGGAAGATGTTACCCACGTGAAGATTTTATCAACTTAGCAGATTACATTGAAAGAAAAGCTGGCATAGGTGTGCTTAGAGCTAATTAA
- a CDS encoding GlsB/YeaQ/YmgE family stress response membrane protein has product MNILAWIVLGLIAGAIAKAIYPGHQGGGILGTILLGIIGAFVGGSLGIFFSTGTLALAAPTFSIPGVAVAVLGAIVAVFLWNLLTNRSAV; this is encoded by the coding sequence ATGAATATTCTTGCTTGGATTGTTTTAGGTCTAATTGCTGGTGCGATCGCAAAAGCTATCTACCCTGGTCATCAAGGCGGCGGAATTCTCGGAACCATATTGTTAGGAATCATCGGTGCTTTTGTTGGCGGTAGTTTAGGTATATTCTTCAGTACGGGAACCTTAGCTTTAGCAGCACCTACATTTAGTATTCCAGGTGTCGCGGTAGCAGTTCTTGGTGCAATTGTCGCAGTTTTCTTGTGGAACTTGTTAACCAACCGCAGTGCTGTATAA
- a CDS encoding helix-turn-helix transcriptional regulator — protein MSKTLSPKNTSEILAPVAEYFKVLSETSRLQILSCLRTGPMNVTEMGEATGLGQANLSKHLKVLTQAGLVSRQQKGVSVYYGISDPVIFELCELVCDRIGNQIQKRTKEFEQIKAFSTLSK, from the coding sequence ATGTCAAAGACCCTTTCTCCAAAAAATACTTCAGAAATCCTTGCTCCCGTTGCAGAGTATTTTAAGGTACTCTCTGAAACCAGTCGCTTACAGATTTTGAGTTGTCTCAGAACCGGGCCGATGAACGTTACCGAAATGGGTGAAGCTACGGGTTTAGGACAAGCGAATCTCTCAAAACACTTAAAAGTGTTGACCCAAGCAGGTTTGGTGTCCCGTCAGCAAAAGGGAGTTAGCGTCTACTATGGGATCAGTGACCCTGTAATTTTTGAATTATGTGAATTAGTTTGCGATCGCATTGGTAACCAAATACAAAAACGGACTAAAGAATTTGAACAGATCAAAGCCTTTAGCACCCTCTCAAAATAA
- a CDS encoding nitronate monooxygenase family protein, whose protein sequence is MTTLPPLLIGKHIARYPIIQGGMGIRISGANLAGAVANAGGIGIVSAVGLGLNSPYFAIKQRKHQLFEANRLALIDELQKARQISPNGVIGINSMVVARDNETLVRTAVEHGVNLVISGAGLPLHLPEYTESYPDVALVPIVSSTRAAKVICRKWERNYGRLPDAFVVENPNTAGGHLGAKYQELGNVALNAEQVIPELVEYLRSEVGTDIPVIAAGGVWNRADIDRMLALGAKGVQMGTRFITTDECDADINYKEFHLHASPEDVVIVPSPVGMPGRALKNSFVKKAIANSPDLEKRCIANCLEVCQCRDHQETYCIIQALDKAARGDVENGLIFAGSNAGRAECMMSVAELIGELVS, encoded by the coding sequence ATGACAACACTTCCACCGCTACTTATTGGTAAACATATTGCCCGCTACCCAATTATTCAAGGGGGAATGGGAATCAGAATTTCTGGCGCGAATCTGGCTGGTGCTGTGGCTAATGCAGGTGGCATTGGTATTGTATCCGCCGTGGGATTAGGACTCAATTCTCCTTATTTTGCGATTAAACAGCGAAAACATCAGCTATTTGAAGCAAATCGCTTGGCGTTAATTGATGAACTCCAGAAAGCTCGTCAAATCAGTCCAAATGGGGTGATTGGGATTAATTCGATGGTGGTAGCGCGAGATAATGAAACTCTGGTACGTACAGCCGTGGAACATGGTGTGAATTTAGTAATTTCTGGTGCTGGCTTACCATTGCATCTACCTGAATATACAGAGAGCTATCCAGATGTGGCACTAGTACCGATTGTTTCTAGTACCCGCGCTGCTAAGGTGATTTGCCGGAAGTGGGAACGTAATTATGGACGTTTACCTGATGCCTTTGTGGTGGAGAACCCAAATACAGCAGGGGGTCATTTAGGTGCAAAATACCAAGAGTTAGGAAATGTTGCCTTAAATGCGGAGCAAGTAATTCCAGAATTGGTGGAATATCTGCGTTCGGAAGTGGGTACAGATATTCCTGTGATTGCAGCAGGTGGAGTTTGGAACCGTGCTGATATCGATCGGATGTTGGCTTTAGGTGCAAAAGGGGTACAAATGGGGACTCGCTTTATTACCACCGATGAATGTGATGCAGATATTAATTATAAAGAGTTTCATCTTCATGCCAGTCCCGAAGATGTGGTAATTGTCCCTTCTCCTGTGGGAATGCCGGGAAGGGCATTAAAAAATAGTTTTGTGAAAAAAGCGATCGCGAATTCTCCAGATTTAGAAAAGCGCTGTATCGCTAACTGCTTAGAGGTTTGCCAATGCCGAGATCATCAAGAAACCTATTGTATTATTCAGGCATTAGATAAAGCTGCTCGTGGTGATGTGGAAAACGGTTTAATTTTTGCGGGTAGTAATGCTGGACGTGCCGAATGCATGATGTCTGTTGCAGAATTAATTGGGGAACTTGTCAGCTAA
- a CDS encoding L,D-transpeptidase, whose product MKRLIYSDWVRRLQILLTGTALSLSVFTTTGTSEVWANSKDQVIAQTIQTLQQSDQRWIQINLSKQRLIAWEGDKVVYGSAISSGKKATPTLVGTFKIQSKFKTTRMQGENYDVPNVPYAMFYQGNYAIHGAYWHKRFGTPVSHGCVNIAPKHAKWLFQWASVGTPIVIQK is encoded by the coding sequence ATGAAAAGACTGATTTATTCCGACTGGGTGCGTCGCTTACAAATACTCCTCACTGGTACAGCACTGTCCTTAAGTGTTTTTACTACTACTGGAACGAGTGAAGTTTGGGCGAATTCCAAAGATCAAGTGATTGCACAAACAATCCAGACATTACAACAATCGGATCAGCGCTGGATTCAAATTAATCTTTCAAAGCAACGATTAATAGCTTGGGAAGGTGACAAAGTAGTTTATGGAAGTGCTATTTCTTCTGGTAAAAAAGCTACTCCTACTCTTGTTGGTACTTTTAAGATTCAATCCAAGTTTAAAACTACGCGGATGCAGGGAGAAAACTATGATGTTCCCAACGTTCCTTATGCGATGTTTTATCAGGGTAATTACGCTATTCACGGAGCTTACTGGCATAAGAGATTTGGTACTCCAGTGAGCCACGGCTGTGTAAATATCGCACCTAAACATGCAAAATGGCTATTTCAGTGGGCATCAGTAGGTACACCAATAGTCATCCAGAAATAG
- a CDS encoding transposase — translation MPDCSNLFFGKRLDVLVMAGRFEGLSDLEWKLFEDIFPKQASKRGKGMPHAPYRYVLNSLLYILITGCRWCDLPRGDIWASKSSSHRWLKRWRSDGTFEYIQGRVLAIANEKGLINWDFGAVDGSFSPAQWEEVKKLRMEGKGKVFLSIHLPKVVECPWLIALPQPMATRENK, via the coding sequence ATGCCAGATTGTAGTAATCTATTTTTTGGCAAGAGGTTGGATGTATTAGTGATGGCTGGACGTTTTGAGGGATTGAGCGACCTAGAATGGAAGCTATTTGAGGATATATTTCCTAAGCAGGCATCCAAACGTGGTAAAGGAATGCCTCATGCACCGTATCGCTATGTATTAAATAGTCTGTTATACATTCTGATAACTGGATGTCGATGGTGTGACCTTCCACGAGGGGATATATGGGCATCGAAAAGCTCATCCCATCGATGGTTAAAGCGATGGCGTTCTGATGGGACATTTGAATATATACAAGGACGTGTATTAGCGATCGCTAATGAGAAGGGGCTTATAAACTGGGACTTTGGGGCTGTTGACGGCTCTTTTTCCCCCGCTCAATGGGAGGAGGTGAAGAAGTTGCGTATGGAGGGAAAGGGAAAGGTGTTCTTATCCATACACTTACCGAAGGTGGTGGAATGCCCTTGGCTAATTGCACTACCCCAGCCAATGGCAACGAGAGAGAACAAGTAA
- a CDS encoding L,D-transpeptidase, with amino-acid sequence MQTWIRSGGIRSSGTFFTGVALIMVTLFSWSSPLTGTPNSTTATATSVDQNSTNNINRWIEIDLSEQRLRAWEGNKLVHSYRISGGKRSTPTPIGRFRINSKYRTHRMRGRDYNIPDVPYTMYFYRGYAIHGAYWHKRFGTPVSHGCVNLPVKQARDLYNWSSYGTLVVVHK; translated from the coding sequence ATGCAAACTTGGATTCGTAGTGGTGGGATTCGTTCTTCTGGAACTTTTTTTACAGGCGTGGCGCTGATAATGGTGACTTTATTCTCTTGGTCATCACCGTTAACAGGTACACCAAACTCGACTACAGCAACAGCCACGTCAGTCGATCAAAACAGCACTAATAATATTAACCGCTGGATTGAAATTGACTTGTCAGAGCAACGTTTACGTGCATGGGAAGGTAATAAACTTGTTCATTCATACCGCATTTCTGGAGGTAAGCGATCGACTCCCACACCCATAGGTAGATTTCGGATTAATTCTAAGTATCGTACTCATCGGATGCGAGGCAGAGACTATAATATTCCTGATGTTCCTTACACAATGTATTTCTACAGAGGGTATGCCATCCACGGCGCTTACTGGCATAAGCGTTTTGGAACTCCAGTCAGCCACGGTTGCGTAAATTTACCTGTTAAGCAAGCTCGTGATCTTTACAACTGGTCTAGCTATGGAACTTTAGTAGTGGTGCATAAATAA
- a CDS encoding bifunctional 4-hydroxy-2-oxoglutarate aldolase/2-dehydro-3-deoxy-phosphogluconate aldolase has translation MPNQIWLSQLQKHRAIAVIRAPKIEVGEQMAMAVASGGMQLIEVTWNSDRAGELISQLRLELPACIIGTGTLFNVQQLQDAIASGAQFLFTPHIDPAMIQAAQEKNVPIIPGALTPTEIVTAWSQGASCVKVFPVQAVGGADYIKSLQGPLGQIPLIPTGGVTLENAKEFLQAGAIAVGLSGELFPKKLVMEGNWQAIATQAKNLMRQLG, from the coding sequence ATGCCTAATCAAATTTGGTTATCACAGTTGCAAAAACACAGAGCGATCGCAGTCATCCGCGCCCCTAAAATCGAAGTGGGAGAGCAAATGGCAATGGCTGTAGCCTCTGGGGGAATGCAGCTAATTGAAGTTACCTGGAATAGCGATCGCGCTGGGGAATTAATCAGTCAACTACGTTTGGAATTACCAGCCTGTATCATTGGCACTGGTACACTATTCAATGTGCAGCAGCTACAAGATGCGATCGCATCTGGGGCGCAATTCCTCTTCACACCCCACATCGATCCGGCAATGATTCAAGCAGCACAAGAAAAAAATGTGCCTATTATACCAGGAGCGTTAACCCCTACAGAAATTGTTACCGCCTGGAGTCAGGGGGCTAGTTGTGTAAAAGTGTTTCCTGTGCAAGCAGTAGGAGGGGCTGATTATATCAAAAGTTTGCAAGGGCCACTAGGTCAGATTCCTTTAATTCCGACTGGCGGCGTGACTCTCGAAAATGCCAAAGAATTTTTGCAAGCCGGAGCGATCGCTGTTGGTTTGAGCGGTGAATTATTTCCCAAAAAGCTTGTCATGGAAGGAAATTGGCAAGCGATCGCAACTCAGGCAAAAAACCTTATGCGACAGTTGGGTTAA
- a CDS encoding transposase: MPLANCTTPANGNEREQVIPLLDKVKLKTLKRGRPRKRIKVLAADKGYDSKQKRADLRKRGIRPQIPKRVWKTKKNRGRPIKISVPRFQQERCFAWYQRKYRRLVVRWERQKVYFDAFIDLATIHIWINKILLVG; this comes from the coding sequence ATGCCCTTGGCTAATTGCACTACCCCAGCCAATGGCAACGAGAGAGAACAAGTAATACCTCTACTCGATAAAGTTAAACTTAAAACATTAAAACGTGGCAGACCACGTAAGCGAATCAAAGTACTAGCTGCTGATAAAGGTTACGACTCGAAACAAAAACGCGCTGACCTGCGGAAACGAGGTATTCGTCCTCAAATCCCGAAACGAGTTTGGAAAACCAAGAAAAATAGAGGAAGACCAATCAAAATCTCTGTTCCTAGATTTCAGCAAGAACGGTGTTTTGCTTGGTATCAGCGCAAATACCGCCGTCTCGTTGTTAGATGGGAACGTCAAAAAGTTTACTTCGATGCATTCATTGACCTTGCTACAATCCACATCTGGATTAACAAAATATTATTAGTGGGATAG